One Candidatus Binataceae bacterium DNA segment encodes these proteins:
- a CDS encoding gluconokinase, giving the protein MAGPSIVVVLMGVSGSGKTTLGTMLARELGWEFRDGDDLHLAENKRKMHQGIALTDADRAPWLAAIRALIERFLRDDTNLIVACSALKRAYRHEIVVDAVRVKVAYLKASRELIAQRLAARSRHFFDSALLGSQFATLEEPDDAITIDVSHTPEQAVADIRAKLGI; this is encoded by the coding sequence ATGGCAGGGCCTTCAATCGTCGTCGTGCTGATGGGCGTGTCCGGTTCGGGCAAGACTACGCTCGGCACGATGCTGGCGAGGGAACTCGGATGGGAATTTCGCGACGGCGACGATCTTCATCTCGCGGAGAACAAGCGCAAGATGCATCAGGGGATCGCGCTGACGGACGCCGATCGAGCGCCATGGCTCGCGGCGATCCGCGCGCTCATCGAGCGATTCCTGCGCGACGACACGAATCTGATCGTCGCATGCTCGGCGTTGAAGCGCGCCTATCGCCACGAGATCGTCGTCGACGCGGTGCGGGTGAAAGTCGCTTACCTGAAAGCATCGCGCGAGCTGATCGCACAGCGGCTCGCGGCGCGTAGCAGGCACTTCTTCGATTCCGCACTGCTCGGCAGTCAGTTTGCGACGCTCGAAGAGCCTGACGACGCGATCACGATCGACGTCTCGCACACGCCGGAGCAGGCGGTCGCTGATATCAGAGCGAAGCTGGGAATCTAG
- a CDS encoding dienelactone hydrolase family protein, translating to MNGITIKVETNHGSFDAYLSLPPAGSGPGILLLQEIFGVNGHMRNVADSYAEEGYVVIAPDLFWRLQPGVQLGYDDPSVARARELRSQFDIDQGVRDIGAALAALRARPELRGKAAALGYCLGGLMAYLSAARLDVDAAISYYGVSLDAHLDEAAAINCPILFHFPENDRFAPAPLREKIRAAFAAHDDAEFFVYRGADHAFNNSMRPNYDRVAAQLARSRTIGLLRRVMGPRYDLNAIWETHGDYEFATRDADATIATMVAEPYVNHIPTLTGGIGRRQLHRFYKYHFIATLPADTRIVSISRTVGPDSVVDELLFCCTHDREIDWLLPGIAPTGKYIEVPTVVIIQFRGDKIAHEHIYWDMGTALKQIGLLERNDLPIAGIECAHKARDENSPASNQMLARWKESEGKP from the coding sequence ATGAACGGCATAACCATCAAGGTTGAAACGAACCACGGATCATTCGATGCGTATCTCAGTCTTCCGCCTGCGGGCAGCGGTCCCGGCATCCTGCTGCTGCAGGAAATCTTCGGCGTGAACGGGCATATGCGGAACGTCGCGGACTCATACGCCGAGGAAGGCTACGTCGTGATCGCGCCGGATTTGTTCTGGCGCCTGCAACCGGGCGTGCAGCTCGGCTACGACGACCCGAGCGTTGCGCGCGCTCGCGAGCTGCGCTCCCAGTTCGACATCGACCAGGGCGTTCGCGATATAGGCGCGGCGCTGGCCGCTTTGCGCGCGCGTCCCGAGTTGCGCGGCAAGGCCGCGGCGCTCGGATACTGCCTCGGCGGGCTGATGGCGTATTTGTCGGCGGCGCGGCTCGATGTCGATGCGGCGATTTCGTACTACGGTGTGAGCCTCGACGCGCATCTCGATGAAGCCGCCGCAATCAACTGTCCAATCTTGTTTCACTTTCCGGAAAACGACCGCTTCGCGCCCGCGCCGCTTCGCGAGAAGATTCGGGCCGCCTTTGCAGCTCATGACGACGCGGAGTTTTTTGTCTATCGCGGCGCCGATCACGCCTTCAACAATTCGATGCGTCCCAATTACGATCGCGTCGCGGCGCAGCTCGCGCGCTCGCGCACGATCGGACTGCTACGGCGCGTGATGGGACCGCGCTACGATCTCAACGCAATCTGGGAAACTCACGGCGACTACGAATTCGCCACGCGCGATGCCGATGCGACGATCGCGACGATGGTCGCGGAGCCGTACGTGAATCATATCCCGACGCTCACCGGCGGCATCGGACGCCGCCAGCTGCATCGATTTTACAAATATCATTTCATCGCGACGCTCCCGGCTGACACGCGGATCGTATCGATCTCGCGCACCGTCGGTCCCGACTCGGTCGTCGATGAGCTGCTGTTCTGCTGCACCCACGATCGCGAGATCGATTGGCTCCTGCCGGGCATCGCGCCGACCGGCAAGTACATCGAAGTTCCAACCGTCGTGATCATCCAGTTCCGCGGCGATAAAATCGCGCACGAGCACATCTATTGGGACATGGGCACGGCCCTCAAACAGATCGGTCTGCTCGAGCGAAACGATTTGCCGATTGCCGGCATCGAATGCGCGCATAAGGCACGCGACGAAAACAGCCCCGCGTCCAACCAGATGCTGGCGCGGTGGAAGGAAAGCGAAGGGAAGCCGTAG
- a CDS encoding amidase family protein, translating to FCGVVGIKPTYSRVSRFGVIAYASSLDQVGPFANTVRDAAIILRTLAGVDPMDSTCSARPVPDYEKALTGDVKGLRIGVPKEYFIDGMAPEVEQAVRAALKQYESLGATLHEISLPHSSYAIAAYYLIATAEASANLARYDGIRYGLRAEAPDHITLYEETRAQGFGAEVKRRIMLGTFALSTGYYDAYYLKAQKVRTLIRRDFERAFENCDVIMTPVAPTTAFKLGEKMDDPLTMYLSDIFTISVNLAGLPGMSIPCGYDGKNLPIGLQLIGPPFSEETILRAGDAYERSGAFTKREPAI from the coding sequence GTTCTGCGGCGTGGTCGGGATAAAGCCGACCTACAGCCGCGTCAGCCGCTTCGGCGTCATCGCCTACGCCTCGTCGCTCGACCAGGTCGGCCCCTTCGCGAACACTGTCCGCGATGCAGCGATCATCCTGCGCACGCTGGCGGGCGTCGATCCGATGGACTCGACATGCTCAGCGCGCCCGGTGCCCGACTACGAGAAGGCGCTCACCGGCGACGTGAAGGGACTGCGCATCGGCGTGCCGAAAGAATATTTCATCGACGGGATGGCGCCCGAGGTCGAGCAGGCCGTGCGCGCCGCGCTCAAGCAATACGAATCGCTCGGCGCGACGCTGCACGAGATTTCGCTGCCGCATTCGAGCTACGCGATCGCGGCTTACTATCTGATCGCAACCGCCGAGGCGAGCGCCAACCTCGCGCGCTACGACGGTATCCGCTACGGCCTGCGCGCCGAGGCGCCCGATCACATCACGCTTTACGAAGAGACACGCGCGCAGGGCTTCGGCGCCGAGGTCAAACGCCGCATCATGCTCGGCACCTTCGCACTTTCGACCGGTTACTACGATGCCTACTATCTGAAGGCGCAGAAGGTCCGCACGCTGATCCGCCGCGACTTCGAGCGCGCCTTCGAGAACTGCGATGTGATCATGACTCCAGTCGCACCGACCACGGCATTCAAGCTGGGCGAAAAGATGGACGATCCGCTGACTATGTATTTGTCCGACATCTTCACAATCTCAGTAAATCTCGCCGGGCTGCCCGGGATGTCGATACCGTGCGGCTATGACGGCAAAAATCTCCCGATCGGACTGCAACTGATCGGGCCGCCATTCAGCGAGGAAACGATTTTGCGCGCCGGCGATGCCTACGAGCGCTCCGGCGCCTTCACCAAACGCGAGCCCGCGATCTGA
- the gatB gene encoding Asp-tRNA(Asn)/Glu-tRNA(Gln) amidotransferase subunit GatB produces the protein MATNREKYEAVIGLEVHTHLLTRSKMFCGCSTEFGREPNANTCPVCVAMPGVLPVLNEEVVKIAIRAGLAAHCEIAPYSIFDRKSYFYPDLPKGYQISQYETPICKGGYVDLPTENGDSRRIRLVRIHLEEDAGKNIHEEGASLVDLNRSGVPLVEIVSEPDIRTGAEAAAYVQELRAILRYIDASDGRMEEGSLRCDCNVSVRPRGQKEYGVKTEIKNLNSFRFVEKAIEYEIDRQIDVIESGGKVTQETHLWDPVREVTRPMRSKEYANDYRYFPEPDLPPLVVAPDLVEAIRTEMPELPADRRARYVKEGLTAYEAGVLTSEREVADYFEAALPGLKNRKTAANWVMTEVLRLREPGKSLAESVPAAKEVGALLKMVEEAKISLNAAKTAFAAMVKNGNSAEATVSEFGLLQVSDEGPIIEAIDKIIASEPAKVAEYRAGRDKLFGFFVGQAMKAMGGKANPKVINDLMKKKLAG, from the coding sequence ATGGCGACGAATCGCGAAAAATATGAAGCGGTAATCGGACTCGAAGTCCATACTCATCTGCTGACCAGGTCGAAGATGTTCTGCGGATGCTCGACGGAGTTCGGCCGCGAGCCCAACGCGAACACCTGCCCGGTGTGCGTGGCGATGCCCGGCGTGCTTCCTGTTTTAAATGAAGAGGTGGTAAAAATCGCGATTCGCGCAGGCCTCGCGGCGCATTGCGAGATCGCGCCCTACTCCATCTTCGATCGCAAAAGTTATTTCTATCCCGATCTGCCCAAGGGCTACCAGATTAGTCAGTACGAAACGCCAATCTGCAAAGGCGGCTACGTCGACCTGCCGACTGAGAATGGCGACTCGCGCCGGATTCGGCTGGTGCGTATCCATCTCGAGGAGGACGCGGGAAAGAACATCCATGAAGAAGGCGCAAGCCTCGTCGATCTGAATCGCTCCGGCGTACCGCTCGTGGAAATCGTCAGCGAGCCTGATATCCGCACCGGCGCGGAGGCTGCCGCGTATGTGCAGGAGCTGCGTGCGATCCTGCGCTATATCGACGCCTCCGACGGCCGCATGGAAGAAGGCAGCTTACGATGCGACTGCAACGTCTCGGTGCGACCGCGCGGACAGAAGGAATACGGCGTCAAGACTGAGATCAAAAATCTCAATTCGTTCCGTTTCGTTGAAAAAGCGATTGAGTATGAGATCGATCGCCAAATTGACGTTATCGAATCCGGCGGCAAGGTAACGCAGGAAACGCATTTATGGGACCCCGTGCGCGAAGTGACGCGCCCGATGCGCTCGAAGGAGTATGCGAATGACTATCGCTACTTCCCCGAGCCCGATTTGCCGCCGCTGGTTGTGGCGCCAGATCTGGTCGAGGCGATTCGCACTGAGATGCCCGAGCTGCCGGCCGATCGCCGCGCGCGCTACGTCAAAGAAGGTCTGACCGCATACGAAGCCGGAGTGCTGACCAGCGAGCGCGAGGTCGCTGACTATTTCGAAGCGGCGCTGCCGGGACTCAAGAACCGCAAGACCGCGGCCAACTGGGTAATGACCGAAGTGCTGCGCCTTCGCGAGCCGGGCAAATCGCTGGCCGAATCAGTTCCTGCCGCGAAAGAAGTAGGCGCCCTGCTCAAGATGGTCGAGGAGGCAAAGATCAGCCTCAACGCCGCCAAGACTGCCTTCGCCGCGATGGTGAAAAACGGCAACTCAGCGGAAGCGACGGTTAGCGAGTTCGGTTTGCTGCAAGTAAGCGACGAAGGCCCGATCATCGAAGCAATCGACAAGATAATCGCATCGGAGCCCGCCAAGGTCGCCGAGTATCGCGCTGGCCGCGACAAGCTATTCGGCTTCTTCGTAGGCCAGGCCATGAAAGCCATGGGCGGCAAGGCCAATCCCAAGGTGATTAACGATCTGATGAAAAAGAAACTCGCGGGCTGA
- a CDS encoding MFS transporter has product MRAAQSDLDNAPLPAGFTPPTRRYLYALFAMLMSATIFEGYDITIFHLCTPDIAKTFHLSDPVIGLMATVVRIGGMVSFFVVILADRHGRKPIISATVLCYSLFTLLTALSTGVLGFTIFQSSAQVFLAAEFGVAVTMISEEFPDELRGRALGGLHMVAFFGVTAAGLIYGVMSESRWGWRGMYLLGLAPLALIAFLRRGMRETARFRAVQEERTAAGYEMPEFWASIRMCIKPFLGQYRGRLLLISTMWNSIGLIGGPTVTYFSLYARRDQHWTAPEVSTAFILAYVAGSIGSMLSGFLMDRVGRRFTTAAFYIGAGASMYVLFQSTDYWTMLIAEMATMFAYQAARTATSALSTELFPTEIRATGYSLCVQVVGQIGWALSPVVIGLLSKPMGGLGNAASVLAFGPLVGVVLVFVAVPETRGRTLEELSPSTQIIARRQPD; this is encoded by the coding sequence ATGCGCGCAGCACAATCAGATCTGGACAACGCTCCGCTTCCTGCAGGCTTCACGCCTCCGACGCGCCGCTACCTCTACGCGCTGTTCGCGATGCTGATGTCGGCCACGATCTTCGAGGGCTACGACATCACGATTTTCCACCTCTGCACGCCTGACATCGCCAAGACGTTCCATCTCAGCGATCCCGTGATCGGCCTGATGGCGACGGTCGTGCGCATCGGCGGGATGGTCTCGTTCTTCGTCGTGATCCTCGCCGATCGCCATGGCCGCAAGCCTATCATCTCGGCGACCGTCCTCTGCTACAGCCTGTTTACGCTCCTAACCGCGCTGTCAACCGGCGTACTTGGGTTCACCATCTTCCAAAGCTCAGCCCAGGTTTTCCTCGCCGCCGAGTTCGGCGTCGCCGTGACGATGATCAGCGAGGAGTTTCCCGACGAGCTGCGCGGCCGTGCGCTCGGCGGACTGCATATGGTCGCGTTCTTCGGCGTGACCGCCGCGGGGCTGATTTATGGCGTGATGTCGGAGTCGCGCTGGGGCTGGCGCGGGATGTACCTGCTCGGTCTTGCGCCGCTTGCTCTGATCGCCTTCCTGCGCCGCGGGATGCGCGAAACGGCCCGCTTCCGCGCGGTGCAGGAAGAGCGTACGGCGGCAGGCTATGAGATGCCGGAGTTTTGGGCCTCGATCCGGATGTGCATCAAGCCGTTCCTCGGCCAGTATCGCGGCCGCCTGTTGCTCATTTCGACGATGTGGAACTCGATCGGTCTTATCGGAGGTCCGACTGTCACTTACTTCAGCCTCTACGCGCGCCGCGATCAGCATTGGACCGCGCCCGAGGTCAGCACCGCGTTCATCCTTGCCTACGTCGCCGGGTCGATTGGTTCGATGTTGTCAGGGTTCCTGATGGACCGCGTCGGGCGGCGCTTCACGACCGCGGCTTTCTACATCGGCGCGGGCGCCTCGATGTACGTGCTGTTCCAGAGCACGGACTATTGGACGATGCTCATCGCAGAGATGGCGACGATGTTCGCGTACCAGGCGGCGCGCACCGCGACATCGGCACTATCGACGGAGCTGTTCCCGACGGAGATTCGCGCGACCGGCTATTCGCTGTGCGTGCAGGTCGTGGGACAAATCGGCTGGGCGCTCTCGCCCGTCGTGATCGGACTGCTCTCAAAACCGATGGGCGGGCTCGGCAACGCGGCGTCCGTGCTCGCATTCGGACCGCTGGTTGGCGTGGTCCTCGTCTTTGTCGCGGTGCCTGAGACGCGGGGCCGGACGCTCGAAGAGCTGTCGCCGTCAACGCAGATCATCGCGCGCCGCCAGCCCGACTAG
- the pgi gene encoding glucose-6-phosphate isomerase has product MASTPLTQRSAWKALQAHHGKIRDTHLRQLFADDPKRGETMALEAVGLYMDYSKHRATGETIKLLIALAEECGLRAKIDAMFRGDKINITENRAVLHVALRAPRGEKILVDGKDVVPDVHEVLDRMAVFSRRIRDGSWTGHTGKRIRNIINIGIGGSDLGPVMAYEALRFYSDRNLTVRFVSNVDGTDFAEATRDLDPTETLFIVSSKTFTTLETMTNAHTARGWALGTLKDEKAIAKHFVAVSTNAAEVTKFGIDTANMFGFWDWVGGRYSMDSAIGLSTMIAVGPENFSAMLAGFHAIDEHFRTAPFDRNLPVLMGLLALWYNDFFDAQTVAVLPYEQYLKRFPAYLQQLTMESNGKHVTLDGTAVDYQTGPIFWGEPGTNGQHSFYQLIHQGTKIIPCDFIGFCKPLNHVGRHHDLLLSNVFAQAEALAFGKTPEQVKAEGTADKLVPHRVFEGNRPSTTILADQLTPEMLGKLVALYEHSVFTQGAIWNIDSFDQWGVELGKVLAQRIIPELESKGDPDLKHDSSTNTLIRRYRASKSA; this is encoded by the coding sequence ATGGCCTCGACGCCGCTTACGCAACGTTCCGCATGGAAAGCGCTTCAGGCGCATCACGGCAAGATTCGCGACACGCATCTGCGCCAGCTCTTCGCCGACGATCCCAAGCGTGGCGAGACGATGGCTCTGGAAGCGGTCGGGCTCTATATGGACTACTCGAAGCATCGCGCCACCGGCGAGACCATCAAGCTGCTCATCGCGCTCGCCGAAGAATGCGGCCTGCGCGCGAAGATCGACGCGATGTTCCGCGGCGACAAGATCAACATCACTGAGAATCGCGCCGTGCTGCACGTTGCACTGCGCGCGCCGCGCGGCGAGAAGATCCTTGTCGATGGCAAAGACGTCGTGCCTGACGTGCACGAAGTGCTCGATCGGATGGCGGTGTTCTCGCGGCGTATCCGCGACGGTTCGTGGACGGGGCATACCGGCAAGCGCATCCGCAACATCATCAACATTGGAATCGGCGGCTCGGACCTCGGTCCGGTAATGGCGTACGAGGCGCTGCGCTTCTACAGCGATCGCAATCTCACGGTGCGCTTCGTCTCCAACGTCGACGGAACCGACTTCGCCGAGGCGACGCGCGATCTCGACCCGACCGAGACGCTCTTTATCGTATCGTCGAAAACCTTCACCACGCTCGAGACGATGACCAACGCGCACACCGCGCGCGGCTGGGCGCTTGGCACGCTCAAGGATGAAAAAGCGATCGCGAAGCATTTTGTCGCGGTCTCGACCAATGCGGCCGAGGTGACCAAGTTCGGCATCGACACCGCGAACATGTTCGGCTTCTGGGACTGGGTCGGCGGGCGCTATTCGATGGACTCGGCGATCGGGCTTTCGACGATGATCGCGGTCGGGCCGGAGAATTTCAGCGCGATGCTCGCGGGGTTTCACGCCATCGACGAGCATTTCCGCACCGCGCCGTTCGATCGCAACCTGCCGGTGCTGATGGGCCTGCTCGCGCTGTGGTACAACGATTTCTTCGACGCGCAGACGGTCGCGGTGCTGCCGTACGAGCAATACCTGAAGCGGTTTCCGGCCTATCTGCAACAGCTAACGATGGAATCGAACGGCAAGCACGTCACCCTCGACGGCACCGCTGTTGACTATCAGACTGGGCCGATTTTCTGGGGCGAGCCGGGGACCAACGGACAGCATTCGTTCTACCAGCTCATCCACCAGGGCACCAAAATCATCCCGTGCGATTTTATCGGCTTCTGCAAACCGCTGAACCACGTCGGACGCCATCATGACTTGTTGTTATCGAACGTATTCGCGCAAGCCGAAGCGCTCGCCTTCGGCAAGACTCCGGAACAAGTAAAGGCCGAAGGCACGGCAGATAAGCTCGTGCCGCATCGCGTGTTCGAAGGCAATCGCCCCTCGACGACGATTCTCGCCGATCAGCTAACACCCGAGATGCTCGGCAAGCTGGTCGCGTTATACGAACACAGCGTGTTCACGCAAGGCGCGATCTGGAACATCGATTCGTTCGATCAGTGGGGCGTGGAGCTCGGCAAAGTGCTGGCCCAAAGAATCATCCCCGAGCTGGAGAGCAAGGGCGATCCAGATCTAAAGCACGACAGCTCGACGAACACGTTGATTAGAAGATATCGGGCGAGCAAATCGGCATAA